In Pseudomonas sp. p1(2021b), the genomic window TCATTTTTATCTTTGATAAATCCCCATATCCTAGACTGAGCATCCCGATGGATTGCCACACCTACCCCACGCATTTCCAGTGCATATGTTTTTACGGAAACAGACTCCTGCTCCGATAGTGCTGCTATAAGCTCAGCTCTATTCGCAGCCTGTTTTTCCCTCTCCTTCGCTAGTGCATTGAGCCACCAATGAATGCTGAAAATCACCGCAACGACACCGACGATTGAGGAGATGCCCAAAGCTAACAAGGGTTTAACATCACGATGGGCCATACCTAACTCCTGCGCCTTCCCATACACCACTATCAAAAAACCAACCCACAACACACTCAACACACCAAACAAACAGAAATAAATCTTGAACCCTGGGCGCACGCGCTCCTTCACTTGACTCATCATCACGTCTCTACCGCTTGTCAAAATCAGAAACTAAAGAGGGCAGAACTAATGGCACAACCTCAGAAGGAAAAAATCCTTCCTCATAATAGCCATAGCTAGCCTCCACAAACTTCCGAGCCTCATCGCTAATACGGGACCAACCAGGCAACTGACGAATTCGGAAGTACGCTTTATCATTCATTTTCCAATCCGCAATCGCCACCAACACCTCCCGCAACTCCGGATCATCCAGGCAATGCGCCTGTCCAATCGCAATATCCATCGCCGTCACCCACCGATGATTTTCCGGACTACGCAACACGGCTGAGTGGTAACTATTTTTTTCCAGCACATCGAGCTCGACCCTCATCCGTGCTCGGATTTCGTTGGGTGTTTCCTCTCGCAGAATGTCGAAATAATCCGGTGTGCCCAGCTTCCAGTTACCGTATTTGCGCTCTTGCTTGAGGGCGCCGGTCTGGTCGCCAGCTTCCTTGCCTTTGTTCCAGGCAGCGCGGGCTTTTTCCAGGTCGATCCGTGCCGGCACCGAAGCGATCTTCCGCCACTGGAAACGGGCCACCGGATTACCCAGGGCATTGCTGATGCTCACGTCGTCCGGCCTGTCGAGTCCGGATTGTTCAGGTGAGCCGGGTTGCGCCTCACCTCCGAACATGTGCGGTGCATGGGGTGGATTCAGCGGCTCGCCATTGATCAGGCGCTCTTCGCCCACGGCCATGCCCCCCTGGGAGGCAAAGCCCACGAACAGGTTGTTTCCTGGATAGCGGTGCTCACCCTTGGCGCGCAGCTTGTCCGGCCCGGCGGCTTCCCCCACCCGTACCGGCTTGCCGTTGCGATGGCGCTTGGTCCACAGCCGCTGGTAGAAGCGCAACGGGTGCAATGCCTGCATCGCGGGCGTCCCGTCCGGCAGGGTGTCCGGCACGCCGTAGGTGCCGATGCCCTTTACGTCATCCAGGGCCACGGTGGTGTCTTCCGGGCAGAAATACAGGTACACCTTGCCGCGGTTGTCCCGCTCGGGGAAAACGGTGAGGTTGCCGACCTTGTCCTTGCGTGAACCTTGGGTCGGCGACCAACGGGGGCCGGTGCGGCCGCCGTAGGTCTGGGGATCGCGCAATGCAGGTAAGGGCGGTTCGGGGTGAGGCGTGGCGGTGACCGCCTTGACGATACGCAGCAAGGTGGACAGCGTGTCGTGGTGCTTGGGCGTCACGTTCGGCAGCACGCTGTACGGCGTATCCACCATGATCAACGTGTCCGCGCAGCGCTGGCCTTTGTCCACCAGCATGGCCTGGGCCAGCAGGGTGATCAGGGTCCCTTGGCTGTGCCCGATGATGGTGATGGTCTCGTCGGGCGATACACGCCGGATCTCGCTGACGAGCATGGCCAGACGGGTGGCAGCCAGCACGAAATAACGACGATGAGGGCCCCTGCCCATGAACAAGGTATTGGGCAAGGCAAGTTGCGCCCCTTGACGCTTGAAGGCATCGAACCCCTTGCCATACATTTCCAGCAGATTGTTGGTGGCGTTCGCGAAGAAACCGCCGCCCTTGGCGAAATGCCTGTCCAGCCGGTTTTCGAACACGTCCTGGTACTGATCACGCAGCTTGACGGGATTGTTCTCCTCGTCCCGTTTTATCTCCTCCGGTGCAGCGCGATATCCCCAGTAGAACGGGATCATCAGGCTACGGGTCTTGGGGTCGTCCGTGTCGCGCTTGTAGAGATACGTATCGGGATCGTCGAGCGCGGTCTTGTCATCGGTATCGCGCTCCTCGGGAGCGCGCTTCATGGCCTTTTGGTAAACGGTCCCATACCGCCCCGCCTTCAGATCCGGCCGATCCAGGCGCTCGTTGACCCCTTGGCACAATCCCTCCTCCACCGACTCGTACGAAGCCCCCGGGTCGTTCACCCCGTGCAAGAAGATCACCACCCCCGGCAGGTCGGCGGGCACCTCCAGGCTGCGATCGGTATTCGCGTTGGGGATCAGGCGTGTCTTGCACCCCGCTACGACACAGTGCTCGGCCCCCTTCATTGCGCGCCTCCTTTCGAGCCGTTGTCACGTAGCGCAGCCACCTGGGCCTGGTGCATCTGGTCGCGCTCGACGCGCTCGGTCCGGCCGCTGGCGTCGGTACGGCCCTGCACGGTGCTGCCGTCCTCCAGCGTGATCCGGTAGGCGTGGCTGGCTGCCAGGCGGACACTGTCCTCGGCATGCCCCGCGTAGTGGAACAGCAGGCGCTGGGCCGCCGGGTCGCGGCTGAAGACCGGGGCTTGGGCAGCATCGGTGCCGGGGCCGGTCCAGTCATGCTCGCTGGCCTTCACCGTGACCTTGCCCTGGGTACCGATCTCGATGCCGCCCCCGATCTTGATGTAGCTGCCGTCGTCCGCCACCAGGCGGATGGTGGGCGCGGTGACCACGACCTCGCCTTCAACGGCCGAGAAGCGCAGGTTCTTTTGTGCATCGAGGGCGATGTCGTCGTCCTGGGCCTGGACCTGCACCTTGCCGCGGTTGGCAATGGCGCTGATGCCGCCGTCCTGAGCGAAGGCGCTGATTCCCTGGCCGGCTTGCAGGCGCATGGCGCCGCCACTGGTGAGCTGCAGGTTGTCCTGGGCAGTGGTGTCATGGTTCCCGCCGGCGTAGTGCAGCTGCGAACGCGGGGTCGCGCTGGCGATCCCGGCCTCGCCAGCCAGCGCCAACAACGGATCGCCCGTCGCGTCGCTGTCCGCAGCCGGCCATTGCGCCAGGGCCTGGCGCACGGCATCGCTCCCTTGGCTGTCCACCGCCTCGCCACCGCGCGCCGCAGCAGTCTGGCCCAAGGCCCTGAACAGCTCGCCACATTCAGCCAGCAGTTGCAGCAGCTCCTGGCGGTCCAGTTGCGCCCCCGTGGCGTCGCGGCGCGCATAGGTGGTCAGCAGCATGCCTTGGGCGGCACGCAGGGCGATGGCGGCATCGGTGCGCAACTCGGCACCGCTGCCACGGGGCTGGGCACGCCCGTCGGTGCGCGGCGTGGTGAGCTTACCCAGGTTCAACGCGGTGGCCTGGTGGGTACTGGCCAGGCGGGTGCGCACTGCGCCCGACGTGTCATCGAAGAGCAACTCGTTGAAGCCGCGCCCCTTGTGCTCCTGAGTGCGGATACCCGACAACGCCCGGTTGCCCGGCAGGCCAACGGTCTTGCTGAAGCGCGGCGGAACCTGGTCGACGTTGTACAACGCCGCCGTGACCACTGGCCGATCGATGTCACCGGCCATGAACGAAACCAGCACCTCCTGGCCGATGCGTGGCACGAACTGGTGACCGAAACCACTGCCGGCGCTGGGCATCGCCACCCTCAGCCAGGTGGTACCCTCCGGCAGGCTGTCACCTCGCTGCCAGGGAAAGCGGACCTGGACCCGCGCCAGCTCATCGGTGAACACCTCTTCGCCCTCCGGGCCCACCACGATGGCGCTGAGCGGCCCGTTGATGGTGGGGCGCGGCACGCTGAGGGGGGGCCGGTAAGGGATTTTCTTGCGGATACAGACGAAATCGTTGTGGTAGTCGGCAGGCTGGTCCGTCAGGTAGTTGTTACAGCCGCGATGCACCACCGACAGCAGCAGGAACTCGCGCTCGGCCTGCGCCTCGCGGTCGTGGTCGAAATGCCCGGTCAACTCGAAGGTGTAGCCTGGGCGCATGGCCCGGCAGGTGCTGCTGCCGCGAAAGGTCTTGGCCTGGGCTTCGATGGCCTCCAGGCGGTTGCGCACCAGCAGGTTGCCTTCGTCCACGGTGCGGTGACTGCGGGCGCCCAGGAACTCATAGACCTCGTAACGCCCGCAGTTACCCTGCTCGTTCAAGGTGTCCATCTGGATAGGCAGCCGATTGCGAGGTTGCTTGTAGTCGAAGGTCTGCAGGGCCATCCTGCCCGGCTGCAGTTCCCGTTGGCTGTGCCATTGGGTGATCGAATCGGTGGGCTCGGTGACGCAGGCACTGTGGTAACGGACCTGCGGTTGCTCGGCCAGCGGCCCCAGCATCTGGGAGCAGTCGGTGATGATCAGGGTATGGCCGTCGGCGGTATGCTCGAAATAGAAGACCAACCCCTCCTGCTCCATCAAGCGCATCACGAAGGCAAGGTCCGTTTCACGGTATTGGGTGAGGTAGCTGTGGGGCTCGAGGGCGTGATACAGGCGGAACTCGAAGCGTGCCAAAGCCCCGTAGTGGGCCAGGACTGTGCCGATCACCGTTTCCACGGTTTGGCCCTGGAAGATGCGCGAGTCGATGCGCCGCGTCAGCATCCACAGCCAAGGCTGCAACTTCGCCTGGTAGTAGGCCAGCCCACCATCGCTGCCTTGCAGACTGAACGCAGTGATATGGCCATGGATATAACGGGTGCCGCCGCCGACCAGTTCTATTTCCAACTTCGCCGGCTGGCCGATCAGCGACTTGAGTTCGATGCAGGCGTCCTGACTGAGTAACCACAACTCGAAACCGGACAGCGTGCACAGCCCTTCGTTGCCGCTGAAACGCTCGAGCAGCAAGGCCTGCTCGCCATCGAGGGGCGTGGTCAGTTTGATCAGTCGGCGGTGTTGAGGCGAAAACACCCGTTCTAAGTCCATTTGCACTTTACTCTACTCGACCGTGAAAGAGGCAATGAAAACGCCCTCTATTTTTATCACGCGAATATCCAAGCGCAACCAACTTATATTTCATTTCAAAGTTTTAATAAAAGCAGGAAAGTTCCTACACAAGGAAACAATCAACAAACAAAAACAACCGGAAATTAAACAGCGAGAAAACTTTTGACAACAAATCAACGAAAAACAAACAATTGAATAGTTGACCTGTTCTACCAGGAAGTGCTGAGGCACGCTTGCCCCGAACGCATTAAGCATTGGCCAGCGCCGGAAGACTTGGTTAAGGTCAGCCCATCCCGCTTCCACCAGGCCGTACCATGGACATCAAGCAGCTCAAGTTCCTCATCGCCCTCGACCAGACCCGTCACTTCGGCCAGGCCGCAGCGCTGTGCCATATCACCCAGCCGACCCTGTCCATGCGCCTGCGCAACCTGGAGGACGAACTGGACCTGGTGCTGGTCAAGCGTGGCCAGCGCTTCGAAGGCTTCACCGAGGCCGGCGAGCGCATCCTGGCCTGGGCCCGCACCTTGCTCGCCGCCCACGATGGGTTGCAGGCCGAGGCCGCCAGCTGCCGCGGCCAGGTGGTCGGCAGCCTACGCCTGGGCACCGTGCCGCTGGCCAGCTTCAACCCTATGCAGCTTTTGCTGCCGCTGCGCGAGACGTTTCCGGAGCTGCACTTTCAACTCAGTTCGCTGAGCTCCGAGCAGATCATCGATGGGCTCAGCCGCAACCAGCTGGACCTTGGTATCTGCTACCTGGACCAAGTCAATGCCAGCTTCTTCGAAGTGATCGAGCTGGGCACCACCACCATGGGCCTGCTGCACGACACCCGCTATTTCAGCTTCGACACGCCCGAGCTGCGCTGGGAAGCCTTGGCCGACCTGCCCCTGGGCCTGCTGAGCAAAGGTATGCACTATCGCCAGTCGCTGGACCTGAGCCTGCGTAGCCGCGGCCTGGAGCCGGCTGCAGTGCTGGAGAGCGATTCCACCTTCCAGCTGATCCAGGCCGTCAATACCGGCATGTGCTGTACGGTCATGCCACTGGACTGCGGGCTGGAGGATTTGTCCGACCACATGCGCATCGTGCCGATCGTCGATGCCAGCATCCACAGCCCGGTCGGCCTGCTGCTGCGCCGCAGCGAGCCACGCTCGGCGATTGCCGAGCAATGTTTCGCCGAGGCCAAGGCGTTGCTCACCGCCACGGCCTGAGACTGGGTTCGGGGAGCGCTTCGCACTCCTTTCGCGGCACAAGGCCGCTCCTACCGAGCCAGCGCGAGACCTGTAGGAGCGGCCTTGTGCCGCGAAAGGGCTGCGCAGCAGCCCCATGGCCATCAATGCCGAGCCAGCACCGCGTCCTCGGCACATCCGATAGGCTCCTCGTCGATCTGCGCCATGCTCAGCCGCGACGTCTCGCGCAGCATCAACGAACACACCGCCACCAGCGCCAGCGCCCCTGCCCCATACAACGCCACGCCCAGCGGGTCATGGTCGGTGAGGATCAGAATCGCCGTGGCGATACTCGAGGCCGTACCACCGCCCAGCGCCGCACCGATCTGGTAGCTGGCAGAGATCCCTGAGTAACGCATGCTGCGCGGGAACTGCTCGCCGAGGAACGCCGGGATCGGTCCCTGGGTCGCCCCCATCAGCAGGCCGGTCAGGCTGTAGGCGAACAGGGCGATGGCAAAGCTCTGCATGCCGACCAGGGCGAAGAAGGCGAACAGCCCCAGGGCCATGACCAATGCACCGAACACCATCACCGTGCGCCGGCCCAAGCGATCGGACAGATAGCCGAACAAAGGCGCCGACAGCACGATGGCGATCGACAGGGTCAGGTCGAACATCAGTGCCTGGGTGCTGCCGTAGCCCACCTGGGTGGCGTAGGTCAGGAAGAATGTGCTGCCGATATAGGCGATGGTGCAGTAACCGAAGGCAATGCCGGTGCACAGCAGCAATTGCCGTGGCCGCTGGCGCAGCGCCTCGGCCAGAGGAGCACGTACCAGCTTGGCGGCAGGTGCCGCCAGTGGCGCTGGGGCCCTGAGGCGGGCATACAGGCCGATCAGCACCAGCGTGCCGCCGAGCCAGAACGGGATGCGCCAGGCAAAGGCCACCAGGTTGTCGTCGAAGGCCGCGCTGACGATCGCGAACACCGCAGCGCCGAGGATGCCGCCGACGCCGATGCCCATGCTCGTGAAGCTGCCCCATAACCCTCGCCTGCCTGGTGGTGCCGACTCGATGCCGAACAGCGCGGCACCACCCCACTCGCCGCCCGCGGCAAAACCCTGGACCAGGCGCAGCAGCACCAGCAGGACCGGCGCCATCACGCCGATGCTGGCGTGGCTGGGCAGGCAGCCGATGAGGAAGGTGCTCAGGCCCATGAGCAGCAAGGTTGCCACCAGCACCTTCTGGCGGCCGATGCGGTCACCGAAGTGGCCGAAGACCAGCCCACCCAGGGGGCGTGCGAAAAAGCCGGCACCGAAGGCGCTGAAGGCCACCAGGGTCGCGGTCAGGTGGTCCATCTGCGGGAAGAACACCTGGGGAAACACCAGCGCCGCCGCCGTGCCATAGATGATGAAGTCATAGAACTCCAGCGCAGTGCCCAGGCCGGAGACGCAGAAGGTCCGCAACGCAGACCGGGATGACGCAGGGTGGGAATGTTCCGCATGCATTGTTGTTGTTCTCGTTTTGCGGGTGCCGCCCCACGGCAGGCAGCGGCACCGGGTTGGCTCAGAAACGTTCGAAGCCGGCCTTGGCCAGTTGCAGCGGCGTACCCGCCACGTAGTCCAGGAAGCAGTGCTCGGTGTCGATACCGACGCTGAGCAGCGTTTCCCAGCGTTCGGTATCCGGCATGGCCATGTCCGGGTGGAAGCAGATCGGTGCGCTGTCGCCTTCGGCGCCGCACATGGCCTCGGCGCGGGCGCGCAGGTCGCTGCTGCCCATCTGGCCGATCACCTGTTCCAGGTGGCCCAGGCGGCATTGGGTGTCGGCGCGGTCGGCGACCTGCTCGCCCAGGCTCAGCTGCGGGTCGAGGAAATGGTTGGTGTGCAGCAGCCAGCCGTCCTCGCGTGGCAACACCAGCGCGGTGCGCTCAGGGCTCAGCTCGATGCTCACCGCACGTGGGCTGCAGTCCTCGCGGGAGAACACGGTCAGCACGGTCGAAGCGCTGACCCGCGCCGAACGCGCCAGCTCCACGGCTTCCTCGACGCTGCTCGCATCTTCCAGCAGGCGACGGGCGATGGCATGCACCGGCACCCCGCCGCTGTCGTTGTCGCTGGTGTGGTGCAGGATGTTGAAGTGCAGGCCCAGACCTGCGCTGTTCACGCCCAGCTTGGCCAACATGCCGAACTCGCAGAACAGCTTGACCTGCATGCCGCGCTCGGTGTGCAGGCCCAGCATCAGGCCATGGGGGCAGAGGCTGTCGTGCCAGTCCCAGGTCTGCAGGGTCTGCGGTGCACGCGGACCGCGAGGTGCGTGCACGGTGGTGGAACATTCGCTGTGGCGGGTGCGAGCGGCCAGTACCTCGGTGCGTGCGTTCAGGCTCGCCAGTTGCCACAGCGGCAGGTCCGTACCACTGGCCATGCCGATCACTTCCGCCGCCAGGTTCGGGCTCCAGGCTTCCAGGGCTGCCAGGCTGTTCTCGCCGATGCGCTGCGCCTCGCGCAGCGACACGCCGACCCGAGGGAAGAAGTCCAGGTACAGCTGGGTGGTCTGGCGGATCTGCTCGGCGAAACGTTCGCCGATCTGGCGACCGCGCTCGGCGGGGTTGCGGATGTCGGTGACGAGGGTGTGGATCTTCACTGCGGGGGAACTCCTGGTACAGCGGCCTCAAGGCATCGTTGCTGTTTGGGAAAGAGTGGAATGCCTGATCAGGCGACCTCCCTTAGCCTAGCGAGCCGCCTCCCGCCGATCATCGTCACACCCCGCACAACTTTTGTGCCCAGACGGAAAAACTCAGCCCCGCTCAGCCGCCTCCAGGCCCTGCCCCCGCAGGTGTTCGTGCAGCAAGGCGATGAAGGCCTGCACCTTGCGCGTATTGCGCCGGTGCGGCAGGTACAGCACATGCACCCAGGGCCCGAACGCGCTCAAGGCCCGCCAGTAGTCGGGCAGCACTTCCACCAGTTGGCCCTTGGCCAGGTAGGGGGCGGCGCACCAGGTGGGCACGAACTGCAGGCCCTGGCCATCGAGCAGGCAGGCCAGCAGGAAGTCGAAGTTGTCGCTGACCAGCTTGGGCGTGGGCTGGCGCACGCGCAGGGTCTGGCCGCCCTGCTCGATCCACCAGTAGCTGCGGTTGAGCAACGGGTGACGCAGCAGCAGCCAGTCATGCTGGGCGTAGTTCTCCAGGGTGATCGAGTCGCCGCGCCGGGCCAGGTAGTCGGGGCTGGCACAGAGGATCACGCGGTTCTCGATCAGCGGCTGGGCGATCAGTTCAGGCTGGTCGGTGGGGCCGTCGCGCAGCGACAGGTCGTAGCCGCCGTCGATCAGGTCTTCATTGGCATCGTTGAGGTTCACCTCCAGGCGCACCTGCGGGTGTTCGCGCATGAACCGGCAGCACACCTGGTTGAGAAACGCCGGGCCGAACGACGGCGGCGCGGTGATGCGCAAGGTGCCCCGCAGCTCGTGCTGCAGCTGTTCCACTTCCTCGGTCACCAGTTGCAGGTGCATCAATGCCTGGCGCGCGCCTTCCAGGTACAGGGTGCCGGCTTCGGTGAGCGCCATGCGCCGGGTGGTGCGCTCGAACAGGCGCACGCCCAGTTCGGTTTCCAGGTGGGCGACGGCCTTGGTGATGGCCGAGGGGGTCTTGCCCAACTGCTCGGCGGCACGGCTGAAGCTGCCGTGCTCGGCGGCGGCGACGAAAATGGTCAGGGCCGTCATTTTGTCCATGGTTTCTTCCTGTTCGGCACAAGCGAGGCAATGCGAAGGCGCGGCGAGTATCTGCGCCTTTTCATCAAACCGGCAAATGCCGCGCGATTTGAATAGGCACCGGCATGCCTGGGCTTTGCACCACGGCAATCATAGGCGACGGATTATTTCCCCAGCGCGAAAAAAGTTGTGCCTGCCGTCGCATTTAATCGCCCTTGCGCCTTGGCTAGGCTGCGGCCCCATCACAACAAGAACGAGGCATCGAATGAAGCAGCTCCTGAAGATGGCGATCAGCGCGGGCCTGGCCTGCACCGCCCTGCCGGGCTTCGCGGCGGTCGACGTGATCCTGCACAACGCCAAGGTCTATACCGCCGAACCCGGCCAGCCATTGCAGCAGGCCGTGGCGGTCGAGGGCGAGAAGATCGTCGCGGTGGGCTCCGATCAGGCCGTGCTGCGCCTGAAGGCCAACGGTACGCAGGTGATCGACCTGGGCGGCAAGGTGCTGATGCCGGGCATGCTCGACTCCCACTCCCACGCCATCAAGGGCGGCCTGCAGTTGGAACTGGCCAACCTGGCCGGCGAGCAGCTGCCCCTCGACGAGCTGGAGCAGCGCCTGCGCCAGTGGCGCCAGGATGGCAAGGCGGTACGTGGCGAATTCCTCTCCGTCGGTGGCGTGCCGGGCACCTACTGGGACGACATCCCGGCCCTGGAGCAACGCTTCAACCATGGCGAATGGGCCGGGCAGCCGATCCTCCTGGCGGCCAACGACATGCACACCGGCTGGGCCAACCAGGCCATGCTCGAGCGCGCCGGGATCGATGCCGAGACCCTCGCGGCGCTGCCCGCCGAGGCACGCAACACCATCGGCCAGCACCCGGACGGTACCCCGAACGGCTTTCTCGCCGACGCCAGCTACTACCCGGTGACCGACCTGCTGCCGCCGCTGAGCCATGACACCCTGATGACCGCCGGGCGCATGGCCCTGGACTACAACAAGCAGCTGGGCATCACCGGCTGGATGGACCCATTGGCCAACGAACTGCCAGGGGCCGACGTCAACAACGATTCGCTGGGCGTGCTGCCAGTCTACAAGGCCCTTTCCGAGCGCGGCAAGCTGACCGCCCACGTCGCCGCCCTGCTGATGGCCGACTCCAAGGCGCGCCCTGCCGACCTGGACGAGCTGGACAAGGTGCGCCAGCAGTTTCTTGGCGTAGAAAACCTCACCCTGCCGGGCATCAAGGTGTTCGCCGACGGCGTTGCCGAGGCCCCGGCACAGACCGCAGCCATGCTCGAACCTTACAAGAACTCCGGGCAGAACGGCGAACTGCTGCTGGACCCGAAACACTTCGGCGAGCTGGTCAGCGCCGCCGATGCCCGCGGCTGGCTGGTGCACGTGCACGCCATCGGCGACCGCGCCGTGCGCGAGGCGCTCAACGGTGTGGAGCAGGCTCGGCGCGAGCGCCACAGCGGCATCCCCCACTCCATCACCCATTTGCAGATGGTCAACCCGAAGGAATACGCCCGCTTCAAGGGCCTGGACGTGATCGCTTCGATGCAGCTGTACTGGGCCAGCGCCGACGAGAACAACCTCGACCTGGTCAAGCCGTATGTCGACGCCATGGCCTTCATGCATACCTTCCCGGCCCGGTCGCTGTTGAAGAACGGTGCGACCATCGCCGGGGCCAGCGATTGGCCGATCACCACGCCGGAGCCGTGGAAGGCGATCTACCAGGCGATCAGCCGCAAGGGCCCCAAGGGTGTGCTCAACGCCGAAGAGGCCATCGACCGCGAAACCATGTTCCAGGCCTACACCCTCAATGCCGCGCGGGCCATGCGCCTGGAACAGCAGGTCGGCTCGCTCAAGGTCGGCAAGCAGGCGGACATGATCGTCCTCGACCGCGACGTGCTCACCGTCGAGCCTGAAGCACTGCGTGACACCCAGGTGCTGCAGACCTGGTTCGCCGGCAAGCAGATCTACGCGCGCTGATCGCTTCGCGGCCCCTGTGGGAGCGGGCTTGTCCCGCGATCAAGGGCGAAGCCCTTGCCAGGCGGGATACCGGGCCCGGCCTAATCGCGGGACAAGCCCGCTCCCACAAAGGGCCTGCAAACCCAAATAGTTATGCGTTGCTCTATGAGAGCGGGCTTGTCCCACGATAGCGCCCGCCCTGCCATATCCCACACAAAAACAATAACGGAAACCCTCGAATGCGCCCACGCACCCTCATCGCAGGCGGCCTGCTGGCCTGTGCCCCGCTCGCCCACGCCATCGACCTCGACGACGACTTCAGCCTCGAAGCCAAGGTCGGGATCTTCAGCGACTACCGTACCCGCGGCATCTCCCAGACCCAGAACGACCCGGCCCTGCAAGGCTCGCTGACCCTGGCCCACAGCAGCGGCCTGTACGCCGGGATCTGGAGCTCCAACGTCGACTTCGGCTTCGGCAGCCGCACCCGCCAGGAACTGGACTACTACGCCGGCTACTTCTGGCAGATCAGCGACGATGTCACCCTCGACACCTCGTACATCAAGTACGTCTACCCGCGCCAGGGCAACTTCAACTACGGCGAATACCATGCCGAACTGCGTGCCTGGGGTGTGCTGCTGGGCGGCAACTACTCGGACGACTTCAATGGCGACCAGTCGATGCTCTACAGCTATGTCGGCTATGGCACCCTGCTGCCCCATGACATCGGCCTTCAGGTGCGCTATGGGCGCAACGACTACAAGGACCCGAGCTGGTTCGCCAACGACGGCAGCAGCCGCAACGCCTACCACGAATGGGAAGTGGAACTGAGCCGCACGATGCTGTCGCTGGACTGGTCACTCAGCTACATCGACACCGACCTGTCCCAGGCAGAATGTGCCAGCTACCTCGGCTTCAAGGACGTCTGCTCGGCCACGGTGGTGGCCGCGGTCAGCAAAGCGTTCTGATTGGCCGCTGCGCGGCACAAGGCCGCTCCTATCGGCTTTGTAGGAGATTCTATGGTTGTGGGCAAGCATTTTTAGCTGTTCTGGTGACGTATTCGCCCTGACTCTTCAATAGGGCGAATGCGACTCTGGCGAGCTTCCTGGCCAAGATCACCAGGGCCTCGGTAGTAGCCTTACCTTTGCTCCTGTGGTGTGCATACACCTCTTTCCAGGCCACTGATCGACTAGCCGACATTG contains:
- a CDS encoding LysR family transcriptional regulator, whose product is MDKMTALTIFVAAAEHGSFSRAAEQLGKTPSAITKAVAHLETELGVRLFERTTRRMALTEAGTLYLEGARQALMHLQLVTEEVEQLQHELRGTLRITAPPSFGPAFLNQVCCRFMREHPQVRLEVNLNDANEDLIDGGYDLSLRDGPTDQPELIAQPLIENRVILCASPDYLARRGDSITLENYAQHDWLLLRHPLLNRSYWWIEQGGQTLRVRQPTPKLVSDNFDFLLACLLDGQGLQFVPTWCAAPYLAKGQLVEVLPDYWRALSAFGPWVHVLYLPHRRNTRKVQAFIALLHEHLRGQGLEAAERG
- a CDS encoding amidohydrolase encodes the protein MKQLLKMAISAGLACTALPGFAAVDVILHNAKVYTAEPGQPLQQAVAVEGEKIVAVGSDQAVLRLKANGTQVIDLGGKVLMPGMLDSHSHAIKGGLQLELANLAGEQLPLDELEQRLRQWRQDGKAVRGEFLSVGGVPGTYWDDIPALEQRFNHGEWAGQPILLAANDMHTGWANQAMLERAGIDAETLAALPAEARNTIGQHPDGTPNGFLADASYYPVTDLLPPLSHDTLMTAGRMALDYNKQLGITGWMDPLANELPGADVNNDSLGVLPVYKALSERGKLTAHVAALLMADSKARPADLDELDKVRQQFLGVENLTLPGIKVFADGVAEAPAQTAAMLEPYKNSGQNGELLLDPKHFGELVSAADARGWLVHVHAIGDRAVREALNGVEQARRERHSGIPHSITHLQMVNPKEYARFKGLDVIASMQLYWASADENNLDLVKPYVDAMAFMHTFPARSLLKNGATIAGASDWPITTPEPWKAIYQAISRKGPKGVLNAEEAIDRETMFQAYTLNAARAMRLEQQVGSLKVGKQADMIVLDRDVLTVEPEALRDTQVLQTWFAGKQIYAR
- a CDS encoding TorF family putative porin; translated protein: MRPRTLIAGGLLACAPLAHAIDLDDDFSLEAKVGIFSDYRTRGISQTQNDPALQGSLTLAHSSGLYAGIWSSNVDFGFGSRTRQELDYYAGYFWQISDDVTLDTSYIKYVYPRQGNFNYGEYHAELRAWGVLLGGNYSDDFNGDQSMLYSYVGYGTLLPHDIGLQVRYGRNDYKDPSWFANDGSSRNAYHEWEVELSRTMLSLDWSLSYIDTDLSQAECASYLGFKDVCSATVVAAVSKAF